The Cellulomonas sp. S1-8 genomic sequence CCCATCCGGCTGGCGCCGCAGGGCTCGGGTGTCGTCGAGGTGCCCGTCCCCACGGACCGCCGGGGCCTGCTCCCCGTCGGCCCGTTCGTGCTCGAGCGGCGTGCCGTGGCCGACCTGGTGCGCTCGCGGGAGCAGCGCGGCGGGTCGTCCACGCTGGTGGTCACGCCGCGGCTGCTCGTCGCGTCGGGCCCGCCGACGGGCCGGCGTCGCGGGCACGCGGGTGCGCAGGAGCGCGTCGAGCACGGCGGCACCGACCTGGTGGGGCTGCGGGAGTACGCGCCGGGTGACGACCTGCGCCGCGTGCACTGGGCCAGCAGCGCGCGGCACGGCACACCGATGGTCCGCGAGGACGCGGACCCGGCCGAGCCGCACCTGACCGTCCTGCTCGACGACCGCGCGGCCGCGTACCGGCCGGGTGCGGCTGGGGACGGGTTCGAGGAGGCCGTCGACGTGGCCGCGTCCCTGGTGCACGCGTGCGTGGCCGCGGGCGTGCCGGTGCGGTGCGTGACCGTGTCGGGGTCGCTCGACGTCGACGCGCCGGCCGGTGTGCCCGGCAGCGGGGAGCCGCTGCGCGCGGCGGCGCACGCCGTGGACCGGCTGACCCTTCTCGCCGCGACCGACCGACCGGTGACGGACGCAGTCGCCGTGCCACCGGGCGGTGGTCCGGCGCCGGACGTGCTCGCGGTGGTCACGGGTGCCGGCGCGCCCGTCCCGCCGCTGCTGCTCGCCGCGCGGGGCGCGGACACCGTCGCCCTGCTCGTCGTCGACCCCGCGCCGCTGCGGTCGCTCGGCGCCGCGGCGTCGGCCACCGTGGTGCGTGGCCCGCGGGCCGAGGACCTGCTGCGGGGCTGGGACCTGGCGGTGGCGCCGTGACGGGCGGGGCAGCGGCGGCACGGGGCGCCGTGCGGGAGGCCGGGCCCGGGACCGCGGTGACGCTCTGGGCCGTCGCGCTGCTCGCGGTGGCGTGCGTCCCGCTCGCGGCCGCGTTCACGTCGCCCGTCGTCCTCGCGGCGCTCGCGGGCGCGGTCGTGCTGCCGTTCGGTGTCGTCGCGCTCGCGCGGCGGCTCAGCGTGCCCGCCTGGGCCACCGGCGCGGCCGGCGTGACCCTGGTGCTCGCGGTCGCGACGTCGTTCGCGCGCGTCGCGGACGACCCGATGCCCGACGTCGCCGCGGCCGGGTGGCGGACCACGCCCGCGGCGCAGGTCCTCGGTCCCGTGGCCGACGCGGTCGCGCGACTGCTCACCGCGCCCCGCCCCGCCGCGCCGGCGCTCGCGCTGCCGGTCGTCGTGCTCGCGGCGCTCGTGGCGCTGGCCGTCGCGCTCGCGCTCGGTCGCCGGGCGCCGGCACGCGTCGCCCCCCTGGTCGGCGCGGTCGTCCTCTACGGCGCTGCGCTGCTGCTCACGGCGGGGCAGGCCGACCGCGGTCCCGTGGGCGCCGTCCTCGTCGCGCTCACCGCGGCGGGCTGGTCGCTGCTCGACGGGGACGCGCTCGCGCACCGCCGCGACGCGCCGCGCCTCGGTCGCGCGCCGGTCGGGCCCCGGCCCCGGTGGCGCGCCGGCGGGGTGGTGGGTCTGCTGGTCGTCGCGCTCGTCGCCGCCGGTGGTGCCGCGGCCGCGGGCGCGGTGACGGGCCGCGCCTTCGAGCCCCGGGACCACGTCACGCCACCGCGTCTGTCGGCCGACGCCGTCCACCCCCTCGCGGAGCTGTCGCGCTGGCAGACCGACGCCGACGCCACCGTGCTGCGCGTGCGCGGGACCCACCCGGGGTACCTGACGTGGGTCGCGCTGCCCGACTTCGACGGCGCGGGGTGGTCCGCGGACCTGGACCTGCGCGCGCTGGGCACGGTCGTCGAGCCGTCGTTGCCGCCCGGCCGTGCGCGGCAGGACGTCGAC encodes the following:
- a CDS encoding DUF58 domain-containing protein, whose product is MSRRLRPTARGVALAALGVLTLGLGLVARYPGLVAIGVAALGLVAAAVVTLLLPVPLDVTHRLVPERAPRLGPAAAHVSLRNASPWLPLLVAGTDHVAGRDVPLAPIRLAPQGSGVVEVPVPTDRRGLLPVGPFVLERRAVADLVRSREQRGGSSTLVVTPRLLVASGPPTGRRRGHAGAQERVEHGGTDLVGLREYAPGDDLRRVHWASSARHGTPMVREDADPAEPHLTVLLDDRAAAYRPGAAGDGFEEAVDVAASLVHACVAAGVPVRCVTVSGSLDVDAPAGVPGSGEPLRAAAHAVDRLTLLAATDRPVTDAVAVPPGGGPAPDVLAVVTGAGAPVPPLLLAARGADTVALLVVDPAPLRSLGAAASATVVRGPRAEDLLRGWDLAVAP